aggaactgcagtgcggtcttcctctgtgaaacagctttggaaaaaggtgtttagtatttcagctttacgcgtgtcatcctctgtttcaatgccatcatcatcccggagtgtctggatatgctgtttcgagccacttactgatttaacgtaagaccagaacttcctaggattttctgtcaagttgatacatagaattttactttcgaattcactgaacgcttctcgcatagccctccttacgctaactttgacatcgcttagcttctgtttgtctgagaggttttggctgcgtttaaacttggagtgaagctctctttgctttcgcagtagtttcctaacttcgttgttgtaccacggtgggtttttcccgtccctcacagttttactcggaacgtgcctgtctaaaacgcattttacgattgccttgaactttttccataaacactcaacattgtcagtgtcggaacagaaattttcgttttgatctgttaggtagtctgaaatctcccttctattactcttgctaaacagataaaccttcctccctttttttatattcctattaacttccatattcagggatgctacaacggccttatgatcactgattccctgttctgcacttacagagtcgaaaagttcgggtctgtttgttatcagtaggtccaagatgttatctccacgagtcggttctctgtttaattgctcgaggtaattttcggatagtgcactcagtataatgtcactcaatgctctgtccctaccacccgtcctaaacatctgagtgtcccagtctatatctggtaaattgaaatctccacctaagactataacatgctgaggaaatttatgtgaaatgtattccaaattttctctcagttgttctgccactaacgctgccgagtcgggaggtcggtaaaaggagccaattattaacctagctcggttgttgagtgtaacctccacccataataattcacaggaactacccacttctacttcactacaggataaactactactaacaacgacgaacactccaccaccggttgcatgcaatctatccttcctaaacaccgtctgtacctttgcaaaaatttcggcagaatttatctctggcttaagccagctttctgtacctataacgatttcagcttcggttctttctatcagcgcttgaagttccggtactttaccaacgcagctttgacagttgacaattacaacaccgattgctgcttggtccccgcatgtcctgactttgccccgcacccgttgaggctgttgccctttctgtacttgcccaaggccatctaacctaaaaaaccgcccagcccacgccacacaacccctgctacccgtgtagccgcttgttgcgtttagtggactcctgacctatccagcggaacccgaaaccccaccaccctatggcgcaagttgaggaatctgcagcccacatggtcgcagaaccgtctcagcctctgattcagaccctccactcggctctgtaccaaaggtccgcagtcagtcctgtcgacgatgctgcagatggtgagctctgctttcatcccgctagcgagactggcagtcttcaccaaatcagataaccgccagaagccagagaggatttcctccgatccatagcgacacacatcattggtgccgacatgagcgaccacctgcagatgggtgcaccctgtacccttcatggcatccggaaggaccctttccacatctggaatgactccccccggtatgcacacgtagtgcacattggttttcttcccctctcttgctgccatttccctaaggggccccattacgcgcctgacgttggagctcccaactaccagtaagcccaccctctgcgaccgcccggatcttgcagactgaggggcaacctctggaacaggacaagcagccatgtcaggccgaagatcagtatcagcctgagacagagcctgaaaccggttcgtcagacaaactggagaggccttccattcagccctccggaatgtctttcgccccctgccacaccttgagatgacctcccactctaccacaggtgagggatcagcctcaatgcgggcagtatcccgggcaaccacagtcttagtccgatcgggggatgcgtgggacgagctggccgtccccgacaaacccccatccggacccccacagtgatgcccattggcaacagcctcaagctttgtgaccgaagccaacactgcctgaagctgggagcgaagggatgccaactcagcctgcatccgaacacaggttgcagtccctatccatgctaaaaactgttttgcaaagaacgtctgaactaatctacagagcgcgcaaacaaatcgacaaaatttaaacggttattaaaatacaagactgcctagtaaatgcagtaatgctgctacttgcgcactgctgacacactgctcgacagcggaaggagactacgcgattttacactattcaggtactaaaacgcgatgctacaactctcaaatactataatacgctcgaaatttatgaattcaacaatgcaagtaccaaaaacatgcaaagaaattaagaattgaactatgtaagaaatgagtgagctaggagtatacgacttgctgctgcagctgcttatccaatggcggcagtgagcacactgactgtgaccaaccgacactggccgtagAAATGTAGCCACCACCAATTTCACTAATTCATTCCCACAATAATATAATACTGTGTGGCATGGTAGATACGAAGTAagttgttttcatttatatttggACCACAGAGTGTGAACTTGCAAAAACAAATACCTTACAACAGAAGTGAGTGAAGAAGAAACTGCAGGGGCCATGATACTAGTGAAACACCATATCTCTTAAAACTGTTGCACATCTATATGGGAATTCCAGTTCCTCTAAACTTGAcagcagaaaaataataaataaattaggcaGTTGATCTTAGGCTAAGTGACAGAatgcaacaacaacataataaaaaaaGGTTACCACATCcaaaatacactgctctgcaaatcTTTAGGATGAGATAGATAAATGCAACATGTTAACTATTCAATGGAAATGAGTAAAAGTGTGAGAGTATGATGCCATAGATCTCTGTCATACACAGAAAGTTGTACGTCAAACGGTATGACGTCAACATGACTATAGCAGCAAATGGAGCTGGCCCAATACTACCAGGCAGttgaaggaacagaagaaaacattgtgtgtcaatcAGCAAGCAGTTACAGTGCTCTATGGTGGTGTTCATTATTACAAAAGGACCCAGAGAAAACATTCTGAATACTTCGTACCGGAAAGAATTATCGGAAAACTGGAAGGAAGACTAAGTGTGACAAATGTAGCCCAGTAGTTTGGTATTTCTCGCAGCACTGTTTTACATGCATGGGGAGCATTAAAAATACCAGGCATTGCAAAGGGACTGGGCGAATGACAAGTGGGGTAGCATGCAAACAGGAGCATTTTCAGTCTCGGTTGTGATTCTTGATATAGCCTCTCTTCATACGGTGAGGTTTGTTGAATGGGCGTAATGACAAGCAAATCATTTAATATGGTTCCCTCaccggtcaatgttattgtgatgatGTGCTCCTTCCCCATCTGCATTCTTTCAGGGGTGCATGCAGCCCGGactatttttatggattacaatgcatAATcatataaaaagagcagaggcaGAGGATATCTTGGAACAAAAGGATCTtcagcaaatggactggcctgtctgtTCCTTGACTTAAATCACAGTGAACATGTGTGGCATTTATTGGGGAGGCATATtgtagcatgtccacatgcacacACCACCACCCAGCCATTGTCAACTCCAGACAGTGAGAAATGGCATGTCCTACCAGAAGTGCACCTTACCAATCTTACACCCAGCATGGGAACACACCACAGAATATGGAATGCTGTCCATGGCAATCACACATGCTTTAAGCCAAGAAATAGTAATGGAACACCAACACTGCAAAAATGTTATCACAGCCAAAACACACTGTTCCACAATATATTAGGAAGAGATGTATAAAAGTAACATAGCATGTTAAGTACTTCATGGAAATGAAGTAGAAACGTGGGAATATGTTGGCAGAGGGCTCTGTCATGCACAAAAAGTTTGATGTCATATGGTCTTAAGTCAACGTGACTACAGTGCCAATGTGGAGCTgaaggaagagaaaaaaagaaTGTATCAATCTCCAAGCAATTATGGTGCACTGCGGTGACGTTCCTTATTAAAAAAAGGGCCCAGAGACAACATTTTGATGATTTCATACTGGAAAGAATCATTGGAAAACTGGAAGAACGACAAAGTGTGGCAAGTGTGGCCCACCCTATTAAGAACTGTGGCCCACATTTTGTAATAACAAGAGAACCACCATAAATCATGGTGACTttaatgtaattactgtctttgaataaaagtgtcatttttgttcatcTCTCTGTATATTACTTTCAGCTACCTTCGGTAATTATTGtaccagttctttctgtgtatgattCGAGATTCATTgagatatgttacttggcagtaacactttatgcaaattttatatgCCTACTAGTTCCGGAGATATGGGGATACTGAAAGTATGCTTGATGCCAtaaaaaattattcatatagttaagagaATGATAATTCTTTTGTGATGGAAGAGTGGAATTTAATAGtagggaaaggaatgaaaagggaagatgtctattaaaatttttcacatattataatttactcattgctaacacttgatttaagaataatgaaagaagataGTATATGTGGACGGGACCTGGAGATCCCAGAAAGCTTCAGACGGACTATGTAACTGTAacaaaagaattctgaaaaaaGATGTTAAGTCCTcaaacatttccagtggcagatgtggtttCTTATCATAATTTGTTGATTGTAGAATGATGATTAAAACTGAATAACATGAGGAAAGGCAAGAAATTAAGGTATGGGACCTGGCTAAATTTAAAGAGCAAGATGTTGTCGAGAGTTtctgagggagcattaggcaatgattgactgaaTCATGAGGAAGTCAACACAATAGAAGGGGTATGAGTAACTTAAAGAGATGAAATAGATAAAAGACATGGCCCAGTAGAAATTATTgtttaacacaagagatactgaatattACTGACAAAAGGATAAAGTATAAAAATGTCAAAACACGAGGCAACCCTGACATTGTAATTTGGTTAGAGATGGAAAAAGAGCTGGCAGGTCAGTTTTATTACcatttttgttatttgagcagcaaaattgcTAGTGGTAGCCAAAGTAATGACTATATAAAATTCAAGCTAGTAAAACAGTAGAAAGAAAAGTGTTACCAAAAATTATGTATTTGTTAATATTTATATTACATTTGTGTTGGAAGTCTTTTGTAAAGGTATTTTTCTGTAGTGCAGCCTTGTACAAAAGTGAACAGTACAGTTCAGGTACGAAAAGAATAGAACTGCTTGATGTGTAGTGCTACAGAGAAATGTTTAGCATCTGATGAGTAGATTAGATAACTAGTGAGATGGTTCTGATTTGAATTGGGGAAAACTAAAATTCATGACTACTTTACTTTAAAGGTTCAGTCGATAGATGCAGCCTGTTAAGTATAAAGGAATCGTCAATCTGGTAATTGAGGAATGAGTGCAGGATAAAAGCTGTAAAGTAAAACTAAGGCTCGAATACATGTAAGTACGTTCAGGTAGTTAAACagagatgaagatacttgcacTGGACAGACTTGTGTGGAGaaatgcatcaaaccagcctccttTGAACTGAGAAAGAAAACAACTGGCAGAGTAATCTTTTCCAGCATTAAAGGTTTATGtagcctttttttttggggggggggggggggctgcttctGACTTGAAAAGCCTGGGGCTTGGTGTGGGTGTTGGAGTACATATGTTTATCATGAATTATTACAGTATCATCTAACATGAATATGGATATCACTGGAACACAGACTGAAATGTGACATAGCTGACTCAAGTCTGGATACAATGGCAGCAAACTGTTGACAAACACAGGTCCAGTGCTTCTGTGCTAAGCCAATATTACAGATTAAACAATACAGCCCATTGTGACAATGGGAATTAAGGTTAGAGCTTAACAGACTGTCAACAAAGAGGTCAttatagatggagcacaagctcatacAAGACAAGGCGGGAAAGGAAGTTAGTTATGACATGTGGAACGAACTCCTATTTGCCATTTAACTGATTTATGGAAACAACAAAAATGCAAATCTGGACAGCTGGATGGGGGATTTGAGTCCCCCcttctccccaatgcgagtccagtgtcaaagTTGGTGCCAGCTCCTTTGATATGTCCACgtgaacaaaattatagttattttaagaaataaatcaaccagccactttttttgtgtgtttatatttatGTCAATACGTGTTTTGGGCTTTCACCCACCTTCAATTTGCGTAATACATATTTGAATGTTCAGACAGTGCTGTGTTAAAACATTCGACTGCAATTTAGCTGCTGCAGCTGGCTTTCTACTCTACTGGTTAGTTACGCTATGCAGTGGGCCTTTCCTCTCACATTTTCAGCTCATTTGACTTCTTTTCTTGAGGTCAATGTAATTCTGATTTCTAGTCATACAAGAGTGGGCACTGCTGTACAAACATATCTCTATGCCATTTTAGCTGCTTAGGCCTATTGCTGGTAGTGTTATCTGAGTTTGACAATTACTTCTCTGTGTTGCAATTTTTGCATAGGTACTTTTGTGTTTACAAGTATTTCATATTACAGGAGAAAACTTTGCAACCTCTTATCAGTAATATTACTGGGCTCACATGAAATTTACTTTCAAGTAACCTACTGATGTTCTGTCTCAACTAAATATCTAGTTATTTCAATTTCTGTTTACTGCTTTTACTTTTCTTAGTACATCAATCAGCTTCCCATATCCATTGagggataaataataaaaaaaaagtatttgctaTTTGTGTTGGTTATAATGATATTAAATTAACTCTAATTTATGGACATTGGATTTAATATTGTCCTTAGAAAAACCGATCAAAAGGAGAAAAAACACGATAGAAACTAACTGGGCAACATTCCCTATATCAGCAGCAATATCACGTTATATTTCCCAACAATCTATGTTCCTAATAATTTGAGTATTGTCTAGCTGGCATTCATGAAGCAAAAAAATTTTCTGCTTGAGTTTCTGAGCTGTGCACGATAGTTGTGTCATAAGGCAGCGTCAAGATAAGATGATAGACGCGCATGGCTTTAAACTCAGCTTTTACTTACGACACAGGTACTAAAATATTAAACTACTGGACTCTGGAAATTTATTCGAGTTATTAGAAAACAAACTGGTAGCATCCATATTAACTGTTCATTCAAAACTGCCACACAAACACATCTTAAAATCACATCAATTTAAAATTCCTTTCTTATGTCCAACCAGCAATAAAATACAGTCCAATACAATGTAAATCATCCCGAGGTAGATTAAAAACTGGACAGAACGGAGCACAAATAGCTACTACCAGAACCGCCAATATGTATACTTACAACTCAAAATTTTTTGCCAACTACTTCCAGTCGATAGATGTATCACTAATTTATAGTTTATTTCATTCACACTATCAAAATTTTCCATTATATGAAAAACAACAGATACAGAACAGAACACGAATAACATCCCAGAAGATATGGATAACTATATTTACTTGCGGAAAACTGTAAACGTCCAATTGCAGCCGAGACTGCAAAAAATATTTTCCATAACCTGAAAGACCATGAAATGCATTCATAGGCTACTGATAAATATTACAGTTTTAaataactaatgttcaaatgttggtGCTAACTTGTATTGCGACTCATAAACCATGGTTTTCCACAAAACACGAGCAAAACCTTTTGATTCAGTTTTGTCGATAAGAGGATAATATGGtttctacaaatgtggattcaGATATTTGCAATGTGAATAGGATTTGAATTCAAACTGGAAATGCTGATTGGCAAACTTACCGTCCATTCGGATATAAACAATTCGGTTTCATGAGGAGTACAGCTTTTATGTCTCTTGAATTCATCTCGGACATAACCATTTCCTATAATTTGCAGTTCCTTTGGTAATCCTCTGTGCAACTTCAGTATCGCTTTGTAAAGAAATCGAACATTCCTAGCGTGTACTAACTCCATCTACGAActttcacacacattcatacacgcTGGCTTCTCAGGTGTAGCGTCGATTTTTAGCACAATGCGCATGCgcatcaaattttaatttgtttggtcCTTTTTAGTATACTCTGATCATCTGCAGCTCTTACGAATGTATTCCGGTCGCTCATGTACGGAGCCCGTATGAAATTTAAGAACGAAATTTGACTCGTGCCTACAGTTATTGAATAACGATTCCATTTCGTCCCTCGGGTCTAGAGAATTGTTCGATACgagccgtctgctttgacccgtgacgtcatGGCTGCTCTGACGTCACGTTTTGGTGCGTATTTTGAACAGAATTTTTGTTTGGCCTTACATTCAATCGATTACAATCTCGTTGGCTTGTAGGGATGTTAATGTTGGACGTATATCAGAAACAAAATTCTGTCTTTAGCGCATGCGCAGTGCGAGATTTGTAATTAGCTTTCCATTTATTGGTAGCATTACGAAAAATGGAGGCAGTTGCTGCGGCTTGTTCTGCTCCTGATTTGGAAGATGATGGACAGTAATGGGTGTGCAGAACCACGCATTCCTCACGTTCGCTTCACTGCTGTGAAACTGACGGAAGAAATGAGGGATCCGATGAATATTAAGACTATTGGCAATAAGTAGAATCTCATCGGTAATTATGATACATGTTGAGTTTGTGGTTGAGagatgtttggttggttggtttggagactAAAGGGACTAAATTGCGTGGTTATCAGTCCCTTGTTGGGAGATGAAATCATTAAAGGTTTCCAAGAAACGGACCAGAGGTTTATATATGTGGCGGTGTTCGAAAGATCGTGTGTGGCAAGCTGTGCGTCGAGGGACTTGATTTGAGAAATCAACGCTACGTGTGAAAGCTACTTCATTGCTTtcttactttttgttttgtttcagatcTCCTATTTGGCTTGGCTTGTTGCCTACGAAAGTGAGACAAACCGCAAAACAGCTGTACATTGGTTTTTGTTTTGACGGGACActtgttaaattttatttattttactgcgaAAAGAGGCAAAACTGGTGGGCCGGGGGTTATTATAGATTTTGCCGACTCACAATTTGCAAAAATAAAAAGTGCGAGAGATGGTATGCAGTCGTTGGACCATACATGTGGGGGAGGGGGCGGTTGTTTCAGGTAACAGCTATTCTCCAGACATGGTTTTcaaagtgtgtgtgttgtgtattgaaccagggacctagaaacgacggagaggcttcatcccgctgtagccctcagtggtacacaaccccacaacaggccacagcagtccacccaccctatCGCGCCCCACAccaaactcagggttattgtgtggttcggctcccagtgaactcccccccccccgcgctcccccccccccccccgacggaacgtctcataccagacgagtgtaaccccaaatgtagtAATTATGATGTATGCGTACGTGGGgactgtttgtgcagcaatcgcctacatagtgttggttcaaatggctctgagcactatgcgacttaactgctatggtcatcagtcgcctagaacttagaactaattaaacctaactaacctaaggacaccacacacatccatgcccgaagcaggattcgaacctgcgaccgtagcggtcgctcggctccagactgtagcgcccagaaccgcgtggccactccggccggccctacatagtgtaactgaggcagaataaggggaaccagccagcattcgccgaggcagatggaaaacctccataaaaaccatccacaggccagccggcacaccggaccgcgacactaaaccgctgggcggattcgtgtggggaccggcacgccttaccgctcgggaagcagcgcgtgagaccgcgcggctagccgggcgggcttggtTTTTAAAGTACTTAAAGATAGGACAGCCTGTACTGTGTTTCGATTAGTAAAAACGTATATGGCAGAGGGGTTAACAGTCAGAGGGGTGGGTTAGTTATAAGGGGTTAGATGAtgttgagtgttgttgttgttgtggtcttcagtcctgagactggtttgatgcagctctccatgctactccatcctgtgcaagcttcttcatctcacagtacctactgcaacctacttccttctgaatctgcttagtgtattcatctcttggtctccctctacgatttttaccctccacgctgccctccaatgctaaatttgtgatcccttgatgcctcaaaacatgtcctaccaaccgatcccttcttctagtcaagttgtgccacaaacttctcttctccccaatcctattcaatacctcctcattagttacgtgatctacccaccttatcttcagcattcttctgtagcaccacatttcgaaagcttctattctcttcttgtccaaactggttatcgtccatgtttcacttccatacatggctacactccatacaaatactttcaaaaacgacttcctcacacttaaatctatactcgatgttaacaaatttctcttcttcagaaacgatttccttgccattgccagtctacattttatatcctctctacttcgaccatcatcagttattttactccctaaatagcaaaactcctttactactttaagtgtctcatttcctaatctaatcccctcagcatcacccgatttaatttgactacattccattatcctcgttttgcttttgttgatgttcatcttatatcctcctttcaagacactgtccattccgttcaactgctcttccaagtcctttgctgtctctgacagaattacgatgtcatcggcgaacctcaaagtttttacttcttctccatgaattttaatacctactccgaatttttcttttgtttcctttactgcttgctcaatatacagattgaataacatcggggagaggctacaaccctgtctcactcctttcccaaccactgcttccctttcatgcccctcgactcttataactgccatctggtttctgtacaaattgtaaatagcctttcgctccctgtattttacccctgccaccttcagaatttgaaagagagtattccagttaacgttgtcaaaagccttctctaagtctacaaatgctagaaacgtagttttgccttttcttaatctttcttctaagataagtcgtaaggttagtattgcctcacgtgttccaacatttctacggaatccaaactgatcttccccgaggtccgcttctaccagtttttccattcgtctgtaaagaattcgcgttagtattttgcagctgtgacttattaaactgatagttcggtaattttcacatctgtcaacacctgctttctttggtattggaattattacattcttcttgaagtctgagggtatttcgcctgtctcatacattttgctcaccagatggtagagttttgtcaggactggctctcccaaggccatcagtagttctaatggaatgttgtctactcccggggccttgtttcgactcaggtctttcagtgctctgccaaactcttcacgcagtatcttatctcccatttcatcttcatttacatcctcttccatttcca
This sequence is a window from Schistocerca nitens isolate TAMUIC-IGC-003100 chromosome 3, iqSchNite1.1, whole genome shotgun sequence. Protein-coding genes within it:
- the LOC126249696 gene encoding succinate dehydrogenase assembly factor 3, mitochondrial, which translates into the protein MELVHARNVRFLYKAILKLHRGLPKELQIIGNGYVRDEFKRHKSCTPHETELFISEWTKYAVSLAEQLKLKGVNMKQFGVQLDEDRIEQMRDDQLYQLYELMVAAKGENAIEHQ